A window of the Mucilaginibacter sp. cycad4 genome harbors these coding sequences:
- a CDS encoding amidohydrolase, which translates to MKYTCLLAFLLILSVSAFAQKADLVLTNGNIITLKQKGDRAQAIAIAGEKIIAEGSAQIISKYIGKGTKVIDLKGKTVLPGFNDVHQHPAPLYTFDKPYSTLKLDTVTSMKNLITLLKRKAAIIPKGMLIRGVGYNETKLGGQPIRDSLDKASTDHLIIISHVSGHLSAANSLLMEMNGIDENTDDPAGGAFERYPNSKRPDGICKEVAASYLRKSKQIKYPSQPTADEEIEGYRKYFNNVLASGVTSIGDAWTTPERVKVYRKLVAEGFPMRFNLLMGTPYAADLISGKIQRSNTGHLRIEGVKVVHGSSLSGKTCWLYEPYDMINPVTGKKDYYGIPAARSQASLDSLFLAIHKAGLQIACHSNGDREIDMVISAIEKAQKAYPRGEARHRIEHCSITSQGILDKIKTDGIVPVFHCYMYELGEKMQVYGEKRMALLHPTKTAMDMGIVYALHSDAPISPYPAMIRLGSAVNRKTKDGGIVIGANQCIDAEDAIKAYTYGGAYTTFEEGKKGRLIAGQLADLIVLNQDPTTINPNKIYDIKVTMTVAGGKVVFGK; encoded by the coding sequence ATGAAATATACCTGCCTTTTGGCATTTTTATTAATACTATCTGTATCCGCTTTTGCTCAAAAAGCCGACCTCGTTTTAACCAATGGTAATATCATCACCCTGAAACAAAAGGGCGACCGTGCGCAGGCTATAGCAATAGCTGGTGAAAAGATCATTGCCGAAGGTTCGGCTCAAATCATTAGCAAATACATTGGCAAGGGAACAAAAGTTATCGACCTGAAAGGGAAAACGGTGCTGCCGGGCTTTAATGATGTGCACCAGCATCCGGCGCCGCTTTATACATTTGATAAGCCTTATTCAACGCTTAAACTGGACACCGTGACCTCCATGAAAAACCTGATTACCTTACTCAAGCGTAAAGCAGCTATTATCCCTAAAGGTATGCTGATCAGGGGCGTGGGATATAATGAAACTAAACTGGGCGGGCAGCCCATCCGTGATAGTTTGGATAAGGCTTCTACCGATCATCTCATCATTATTTCGCATGTAAGCGGGCACCTTTCGGCGGCAAACTCGTTACTGATGGAGATGAATGGTATCGACGAAAATACAGATGATCCGGCAGGTGGTGCATTTGAGCGTTACCCCAACAGCAAGCGCCCTGATGGGATCTGTAAGGAGGTGGCTGCTTCTTATCTGCGCAAATCAAAACAAATAAAATATCCATCTCAGCCAACCGCCGACGAGGAAATTGAAGGTTATCGTAAGTATTTCAACAACGTGCTGGCCAGCGGGGTAACCAGTATAGGCGATGCCTGGACAACACCTGAAAGAGTAAAGGTATATCGTAAACTGGTTGCCGAAGGCTTCCCGATGCGTTTTAACCTGCTGATGGGGACCCCATACGCAGCCGACCTCATCAGCGGTAAAATACAACGAAGTAATACCGGGCATTTACGCATTGAAGGGGTAAAGGTTGTACACGGTAGCTCCTTAAGCGGTAAAACCTGCTGGCTTTATGAGCCGTATGATATGATCAACCCGGTTACAGGTAAAAAGGATTATTATGGCATTCCGGCAGCCCGCAGCCAGGCATCGCTTGACAGCCTGTTCCTGGCTATCCATAAGGCCGGGCTGCAGATAGCCTGCCACTCCAACGGCGACCGCGAGATAGATATGGTGATCTCGGCCATTGAAAAAGCACAAAAAGCATATCCGCGTGGTGAGGCCCGTCACCGGATTGAGCATTGCAGCATTACCAGCCAGGGGATCCTGGATAAGATAAAGACCGATGGAATTGTGCCTGTATTCCATTGCTATATGTATGAACTTGGCGAAAAAATGCAGGTGTATGGCGAAAAACGCATGGCCCTGCTGCACCCAACTAAAACAGCTATGGATATGGGCATTGTTTACGCCCTGCACTCGGATGCGCCTATCTCCCCTTACCCGGCCATGATCAGGCTGGGCAGTGCCGTTAACCGTAAAACAAAGGATGGCGGGATAGTGATAGGTGCAAATCAATGTATTGATGCCGAGGATGCCATCAAAGCCTATACCTACGGTGGCGCTTATACCACTTTTGAAGAAGGCAAAAAAGGGAGGCTGATAGCCGGTCAGCTGGCCGATTTGATAGTGCTTAACCAGGACCCTACCACTATTAATCCCAATAAAATTTACGATATAAAAGTTACAATGACGGTGGCAGGAGGTAAAGTGGTTTTCGGTAAATAG
- a CDS encoding O-methyltransferase — MDTSLFESVDQYIGNLFDDEDAVLKGTLKSMKDAGIPGINVSANQGKFLQVLARLCGAKKIFEIGTLGGYSTIWLARALPADGLLITLELEQAYADVAHQNIIKAGLDPVVDIKVGKAMESLAALDAEDEGPFDMIFIDADKPPYTEYFEWALKLSRPGTLIVADNVIREGKVLDDNCDDERVIGVQRFNKALAANELITATIIQTVGTKEHDGMAIVVVK, encoded by the coding sequence ATGGATACTTCACTTTTTGAATCGGTTGATCAGTATATAGGTAATTTGTTTGACGATGAAGATGCGGTGCTGAAAGGTACTTTGAAATCTATGAAGGACGCCGGTATTCCGGGCATCAATGTATCGGCTAACCAGGGTAAGTTTTTACAGGTACTGGCCCGTTTATGCGGTGCAAAAAAGATCTTCGAAATAGGTACGCTTGGTGGTTACAGTACTATTTGGCTGGCCCGCGCGCTGCCTGCAGACGGTCTGCTCATTACCCTTGAGCTGGAGCAGGCTTATGCCGATGTTGCCCACCAGAATATCATCAAAGCAGGGTTGGATCCTGTAGTTGATATTAAAGTAGGCAAAGCAATGGAGAGCCTCGCTGCCCTTGATGCCGAAGATGAAGGCCCGTTTGATATGATCTTTATTGATGCCGATAAGCCACCCTATACCGAATACTTTGAATGGGCGCTTAAGCTTTCCAGGCCGGGTACCCTTATTGTTGCTGATAATGTGATCCGCGAAGGCAAAGTACTTGATGATAATTGCGATGATGAAAGGGTTATTGGAGTACAGCGTTTTAATAAAGCGCTTGCCGCTAACGAACTGATAACAGCCACTATTATACAAACGGTAGGTACCAAGGAGCATGATGGTATGGCTATAGTGGTGGTCAAGTAA
- a CDS encoding GbsR/MarR family transcriptional regulator, whose translation MELAEAKLKFIEAWGKLGSEWGINRTMAQVHALLMISPEALTTEEVMAELSISRGNANMTLRDLIDWGLVEKQHKTGERKEFFYAEKDVWTIARRVAEERKKRELTPIIKILDQLAGVDGDAKDPAYKTFKTTVTDINKLANNVNKTLDTMLKAEENWFFGSILKVFK comes from the coding sequence ATGGAATTGGCAGAGGCAAAGTTAAAGTTCATTGAGGCCTGGGGTAAGCTGGGATCGGAGTGGGGGATTAACCGCACCATGGCCCAGGTACATGCTTTGCTAATGATTTCGCCGGAGGCTTTGACTACGGAAGAAGTGATGGCCGAGTTGAGCATATCACGCGGTAATGCCAACATGACCCTGCGCGACCTGATTGATTGGGGGTTGGTTGAAAAGCAGCATAAAACAGGTGAGCGCAAGGAGTTTTTTTATGCTGAAAAAGATGTGTGGACTATTGCCCGCCGCGTTGCCGAAGAACGTAAAAAGCGCGAGCTTACACCGATCATTAAAATACTTGATCAGCTGGCCGGGGTAGATGGCGATGCAAAAGATCCGGCTTATAAAACATTTAAAACCACGGTTACTGATATAAATAAACTGGCTAACAACGTGAACAAGACACTTGATACCATGCTCAAGGCCGAAGAGAACTGGTTTTTTGGTTCGATATTGAAAGTGTTTAAATAA
- a CDS encoding response regulator produces MRRILAVDDDKDILEIIKYILEDSGYEVDTLTEGRNLFDRIKQHEPDLILLDIMLGNLDGRELCKALKNHQETKNIPVILISASHNPGMLSQTGSPDDFIAKPFDIDVLLNSINRQLRSAA; encoded by the coding sequence ATGCGACGGATATTAGCGGTGGACGACGACAAAGATATTTTAGAGATCATAAAATATATACTGGAAGATTCAGGCTATGAGGTTGATACCTTAACTGAAGGCAGAAATTTGTTTGACCGGATAAAGCAACATGAACCCGATTTAATTTTGCTTGACATTATGCTTGGCAACTTAGATGGGCGTGAACTTTGCAAAGCCCTTAAAAACCATCAGGAAACTAAAAACATACCTGTTATATTAATTTCGGCCAGCCATAATCCGGGTATGCTCAGCCAGACCGGATCGCCCGATGATTTTATAGCCAAACCTTTTGATATTGATGTTTTGCTAAATAGTATAAACAGGCAATTAAGAAGTGCCGCCTGA
- a CDS encoding response regulator produces the protein MVKRILVLDDNQDILDIVHETLTYEQFEVKSTSISTDVLPLIESFEPDLVILDYRVAGTNGGEICRNIKVHPKFGNTPVIIFSAYVNNENELISYGCDAIINKPFDLTELVEKVNNLL, from the coding sequence ATGGTAAAGCGTATTTTAGTATTGGATGACAATCAAGACATACTTGATATTGTTCATGAAACCCTCACTTATGAACAATTTGAAGTTAAAAGCACATCAATAAGCACCGACGTGCTTCCGCTGATTGAGAGCTTTGAACCTGATCTTGTTATACTTGATTACCGGGTGGCGGGTACCAATGGCGGCGAAATTTGCCGAAACATAAAAGTACACCCTAAATTTGGCAATACTCCCGTTATTATATTCTCGGCCTATGTGAACAATGAAAATGAGCTTATCAGCTACGGGTGCGACGCAATAATCAATAAACCATTTGATTTGACCGAACTTGTTGAAAAGGTTAATAACCTGCTTTAA